In Erigeron canadensis isolate Cc75 chromosome 6, C_canadensis_v1, whole genome shotgun sequence, the following are encoded in one genomic region:
- the LOC122604174 gene encoding disease resistance protein Roq1-like: MKFEIRSIQFNVVPRSRKEGWTYDVFLSFRGEDTRNNFVDHLFSALTLKGIHTFKDDKMLGGGQPISEELVKAIKESRWAVVVFSKNCATSCWCLDELSYIMKCHKQMGGQKKVLPVFYHVDPSDVRRQKGDFATAFETHEDKFKDGEMDKVNKWREALTAAASLSGQHILPEYGYGSSRENHLVEIEPRIDALISLLKMEATQEVRIVGIWGMGGISKTTIARALFNRVAHKFEGSSFVSDIRENSSSKKDMCTLQERILNDILGERHGYKITDRDQGAEIIQERCCRKKVLLVLDGVNDVKQLEFLVATCEWFGPGSRIIITNRDQHLLSYANSNDQYKPALLSGDQAVELFSRHAFNKRSPSEGYEELSFHAIHHAGGLPLALKTNLWESALRRLAKTQDNEIMNTFKLSYDNLDVSDQQMFLDIACFYKGKHVGDVFYRFGFGFGFDPEIGISVLVERSLITVSSTKIDSTVIKKVEMHDIIQEMGRKVVQAHALNSRLWELEKIHDLINKKELGLVEGIVVPWEKAKESLIADVFKSMKNLRLLDCCQNFTSCEPTFLPGELRWFCWRQYPFSSLPVAHMSKLVGLEMKDGNTKHLWKGKNVYNPWNPLSLIAPRVSSYNNPNLRYIHLKGCYSLERFPDVSGAPNIQILNLSFCENMVEVDESVGSLKILILLDMRSCHKLKCLPSMLKTKSLMTLILCGCCLLKEFQNSRHVWSIYLE; this comes from the exons ATGAAGTTTGAG ATCAGATCAATTCAATTCAATGTTGTACCAAGAAGTAGAAAAGAAGGATGGACATATGACGTGTTTCTAAGTTTCAGAGGTGAAGACACCCGCAACAACTTTGTTGATCATCTTTTTTCTGCTCTCACTCTCAAAGGTATTCACACCTTCAAAGACGACAAAATGCTCGGCGGAGGCCAACCCATTTCAGAAGAACTTGTGAAAGCCATCAAAGAATCAAGGTGGGCTGTTGTTGTTTTCTCCAAAAACTGCGCCACCTCTTGTTGGTGTTTGGATGAGCTTTCCTACATCATGAAATGCCATAAACAGATGGGGGGTCAGAAGAAGGTTCTACCCGTGTTCTACCATGTCGATCCGTCTGATGTTCGTAGACAGAAAGGAGATTTCGCAACGGCATTCGAGACGCATGAAGACAAGTTTAAGGATGGAGAGATGGATAAAGTGAACAAATGGAGGGAAGCTTTAACTGCTGCTGCCAGTTTATCTGGCCAACATATATTGCCTGAATATGGGTA TGGTAGTAGTAGGGAAAACCATCTAGTTGAAATAGAGCCTCGTATTGATGCCTTAATTTCATTATTGAAAATGGAGGCAACCCAAGAGGTCCGGATTGTGGGGATATGGGGAATGGGAGGGATCAGCAAGACGACTATTGCCCGGGCCTTGTTTAACAGAGTCGCTCATAAGTTTGAGGGTAGTAGCTTTGTTAGTGACATTAGAGAGAATAGCTCCAGTAAAAAAGATATGTGCACTTTACAAGAAAGGATTCTGAATGATATTCTAGGGGAGCGTCATGGGTACAAGATAACGGATCGTGATCAAGGGGCTGAAATAATACAAGAAAGATGTTGCAGAAAGAAggttcttcttgttcttgatggcgTTAACGATGTAAAGCAGTTAGAGTTCCTAGTTGCGACATGTGAGTGGTTTGGTCCAGGGAGTAGAATCATTATAACAAACAGGGATCAACATTTGCTATCATATGCTAATTCTAATGACCAGTACAAACCCGCTCTGTTAAGTGGGGATCAAGCTGTTGAGCTCTTCAGTAGGCATGCTTTTAATAAAAGAAGCCCTTCAGAAGGATACGAGGAGTTGTCATTTCATGCAATACACCATGCTGGTGGTCTTCCTCTAGCATTGAAAA CAAATCTGTGGGAAAGTGCTTTGAGGAGACTGGCCAAAACACAAGATAATGAAATCATGAACACATTCAAGTTAAGTTATGACAATCTAGATGTTTCTGATCAACAAATGTTCCTTGACATTGCATGTTTCTACAAGGGGAAACATGTAGGTGATGTTTTTTACAGATTTGGTTTTGGCTTTGGATTTGACCCGGAAATAGGAATTAGCGTTCTTGTTGAAAGATCTCTTATAACTGTCTCATCAACAAAGATAGATAGTACAGTTATTAAAAAAGTTGAGATGCATGATATCATACAAGAGATGGGTCGGAAAGTAGTTCAAGCACATGCTCTGAATAGCAGGCTGTGGGAACTCGAAAAGATCCACGATTTAATCAACAAGAAG GAACTAGGATTAGTTGAGGGGATAGTGGTGCCATGGGAAAAAGCCAAGGAGAGTTTGATTGCTGATGTTTTTAAAAGCATGAAGAATCTTCGGCTTCTCGATTGCTGCCAAAACTTCACTTCTTGTGAACCTACCTTTCTCCCTGGTGAGTTAAGATGGTTTTGTTGGAGACAATACCCATTCTCTTCTCTGCCTGTGGCACACATGAGTAAGCTTGTTGGGCTTGAAATGAAGGATGGCAATACTAAACATTTATGGAAGGGGAAAAACGTATATAATCCATGGAACCCTTTATCTTTAATAGCACCACGGGTTTCTTCATATAATAATCCAAACTTGAGATACATTCACCTTAAAGGATGTTATTCTCTAGAAAGGTTTCCAGATGTCTCGGGGGCACCAAACATCCAGATTCTGAATTTGTCATTTTGTGAGAACATGGTGGAGGTCGATGAGTCTGTGGGGAGTCTGAAAATCCTTATTCTCTTGGACATGAGGAGTTGCCATAAACTCAAGTGTCTCCCATCCATGCTCAAGACGAAATCCTTGATGACCCTCATTCTGTGTGGGTGTTGTCTCTTAAAAGAATTCCAGAATTCTCGCCATGTATGGTCAATCTATCTAGAATAG